The Montipora foliosa isolate CH-2021 chromosome 6, ASM3666993v2, whole genome shotgun sequence genome includes the window tgataaaagaagTGAGGTCTCTATCGatacagggtcaccggcagcctcgcagccattcataggctacgTCATtgagaaaacaactgtaaaatggcctattgtaaaaCAGGTTCAACAGGTTTAAACAGGTTTCTTTTACAGTAATTGTAAGTAGATTTCCAATAGATCATATTTATAATTTTAGTGcagtttttcaaatttgaattcaTTTGTAAAGTTTCATCATATCCAATTCAGCCCTTGAGCTGTAATTTGAAAGCTTCAATAAACTGTAACTATAACTACAGGCTCATGCCTCGCACTGGTTCGGCCGTGGAACAAAGGACCTCtggttttgttaaattttactGAGCGTTAATTTTGAAATGTCGATGTAAAAACGGGGGAATATTTTTGCAGTGGGTAAATGAATTTACCTGGgcgaagaaaaatatttgaggttaGGGTAAGGGttaattcattttctatttcaatatactattgtaatttttatccACGATATCATGTTAACTTACCGTATATACCTCTTTATAACCGAGTACGAGGCTCCTACTGCAAGTTACGAAGCGAgtttttcctgttgatttatggccttAGCGCTTGGGCTATATATCAACGTGAAAAAAAccaggatccgtaacttacagtacggaccgagaaaacgaggttcaTAAGACATTTATTATACCTTTGATATAATCAGGCGCGCGGGAAAGGAGACCAGTTGAATTATCTGCCACAAATGATTGTGATccgtcaaaatccgaaaaacgaaTAAATCTCATTGGTCGTACAGTAGAACATGGCCagctaaattagccaatcatagcgcgcGTACTCTCTGAGAGATACTATAAATTACCCAATGACAACGCAGAGAAAATACAAGCAGCCGACGCTAAGCTCGCGAAAACGCGACAGTTGTCCAGACAACAAAGGAATGGAGCAGGGGTCATCTTTGTTTCCAATGCTCCCGTTGAGAGAAACTTAAACATTTGTAACTGGCATACCTCCAATTTCCGCATCTCCACGAGCTTTGCTTAAGCGTATGCTTCTCGGTACACTCTCAGTCTGTAAAATGTAACCGCTGAccaatttgaggtcatgtgacCCTGTAGACATTTGCCAGATGAGCACTTTTCCATCTCCACTGATACTGAGAACCTGGAAACGTAGTAGAGCAGAGCAAAGCAGAATACtacaaactcagcccacatatgttTGAAAGTAATGGGGTTCCCTTGCAAATGTGAGCTAAAACTCTTGGTCAGAGATTAGTCAAGGAATTTGGTGCCACAAGGTGAGAGGGCTATCTAGCAAACTAGAACCAGCCTGGTCCTTTCATGTAACCCATGCAGCTCAGCCTAAGCTCACCCCCTTAAGCCCCACCCACCTGCCCAAAGCAATGAGAGACTGTCACACTTCCAAGACACTAATCATTACTCTACAGTTACGAAGAGTACCTAATGTAAGAAAAGAGGACCAAAGGCATACAGAACGAAGTGCAAAGATGCTAGCAATGGTCTAAACTAAGCAGCTTTTGAAGAAGATCATCAACTCTGCAGCTGATTTTTATCTACGCTAGAAACAAGTTAAACACTATTGCCATCACATTTTGTTGTTCAAGAATGAAATGAATGGTTATACGCTACTCGCTTTTGTTCATTGTTAGTATTCCTATGTGTTGCCTCTGATAGACAGAAAACGCCTCACCAGCTCATAAAGGGACGGTGAGGGTCACGTTTTATCCATACCTGATATTTGTTAGCCTTTGAGCTGGGATCCAAAGTCCATAAgacctaaaatttaaaatttcagacAACACAACTTTACACTGCATTAATCATTAACCTACACTGTACAGACTCAAAAGAGTTCAAATTCCCATTGTAACATCATTCAGTGTCAAATAATCCCCTACCATGTGTCAACAGTATAGCCAATTGCATCGGCTGAAATCCATGTGCTTGAGAGGGTATGCTCGATCCTGTAACTGCCTTTTTGACTTGACTAATTAAAGTCCCTTTCGAGTATTAGACTTAATGAGAGTCTCTTTTCAGCAAAAATGGAACAGCAATCACTGGTTCTATTTTGGCCAAACTCAATCACCGTAGTGGATGAGCTAACGTTTTGGCCTTTGATGTTGTTTTCTTAAGTGCTATTATCAATCAATTGTCTTTGATAAACACAACACTAGAGTTTAAGCCTTTACATTCAAGAGAACCTTTCAGGGTGCATGTAAATGGATGGGCCCgttttcaataggccatttccgagttcatgtctgcttcctcttcaaagcgagtctacgtgagaagtttttgttatgaaaattagttttcattcatatgtaaagtagaactaattaccatcacaaaaatatCGCACATAGACTTTCTTTGCAGAGGAGGCAGAGAtgaactctgaaatggcctattgagtgTCGTAagacaaataccaaagtaaattacttcgaccaatcacagcatgtGCAAATAGTGCAATAAACCAATCCAAATTTGTAGAAAttacatgtaacttgctcaaagcgcaaGAAAAATCTCttgtgcaagtcgcgattgattttggttttcctttccaCTGGTTGATAAACTAGCACAAgatttttgaaccaatcactaagtgtagcaataggctagtttcgaattgtgtagcaacaaaagaacagagttgAGATTCAGGGGAATAATAATTAGCATTtcgttttgttcaaaacaaagaaaaatgcaaatcatTCCCCCTGAACCTcaactctgttcttttgttgctgaacaattcgaaactagcctgatatctgacctgctaattgccctttctcgcagtcggagactgaattacgaaggGCGCAGAGCAACGAGGTCGGactgaaggagctgtgctgccggctaggcgctcggcccctgaacacgacccatgtatgacctcagagcacagcaccacagcctgatggaataggccgggagtcgattttgaggagggaggaaaaccggagtatccggagaaaaacccttggagtcagattgagatagACTGAAACTcggcccacatacgacccgagccagagttgaacccgggtcacagaggtgggaggtacggttgatgaccactaagccatcctgactccctAGAACCATCCTTCTCCCTAGAAGATTGCAATAacataattactttcgacaatcATTTGGAAACTGCTATAAAACCAACGTTTTGTGTTTCACTCCCAGATATGCTCAGAAATgtccctaattagatgcacgaggatttcaataagcatcacaaagtgtccccttgctcttctcacTTGTGTCTTGGAATACACACAATTTAATGCCGCAAAGTGTCCCCAACTGCTGCTCCTAAAGCAAGGATAAACAGCTACATTCTACCCACAGCTAAAATAACCCTATACCCTtgccttattgttggaaatacatgtacattgtaggcAGCAAAGGCTTAGTTAGACTCAAAGGGACAGTTTGTTTCGGATGTCAAATTTGGGCGCACATATTATTAGGTGCGTTTCTGGACACTAGTGTTCACAGGCCACCGACACAGCACTACAGTCTCTATGTTACATGTAACTATCCCCTTCAATCGTATTGTTCACAAAACAATGATCATTATTTTCCTTGTTGCTGTAGCTGCAAAACTAATAAGGATAGTGTTAaagaaggaaaatgaaaataatgttAAAGTCACCTTGGTTACTGGTTCACGATGTGAATCAGATCCCATCCCAGATGTGGCAGTAAGAGCCTCATCCTCTCTTCTCATGTCCCACACTTGGACTtcacctgaacacaaaaaataTGCAAGTTTGAGGTCAAATGAAAATGTCTTCTACTCAAAATATACCTTCTGTACTAAAGGCTGAGAGAATAACCATTTCACATCAACATTTTTTCCACGCAAAGTTTTCTAAAAAACATACTCTTTTTTTATGTAAATTAAGAATTTGCACCCCCAGTAGCTTTAAGCAAAGGAAGATGACTAGCATAGACTTCATATTCATTTTCATATTGATTTTCCCATACCAGTAGTGAAAAAGAACACGGTTTTGGTATATAAAAGTTACACAAATCAACAATGATGCATTAACTCCCACATCTcaagtggaggttgggtgcccagCGGCCAGGGGGGTGCAACTGCAATCACACCCCAAGGAAAAAGAACACCCACTGGGCTACCAACCTACAACCCAGCCACCAGCCCCCCGGTGTCAGGCCCCTCACAATAGAACCTGTCACACTGAGGCCAGAGACTCAGTGGAAGTAAAATAAAATCCCAGGGGGATTTAACCCTAAACTGGGACAAGGGAGCGTGGGAGGGTAAAGAAGAGAACTCTACCATACTCGAACAGAATGCCCAACAACCAAAGCTTTGAGTACAATGCATGCACAAAAGTAGGCACATGAACAGCATACGCTTGCGCAACATACCGCTGGACAGTTGCCTGTCCCCACACTCAAGAACAACACTGAAACACTAAATGGCCAATACTGGTTTTGGCTAAAAGGGATGACTCATAAGTACCTTCTTGAGCCCACGGTGCACCAAACCCAAGAGATCATGTTGTCACTTACAGCAACTGCTGACTGGAAGAAGGTCCTGTCAGGTCATCACTTTTAACCGCCACCGGACATGCTACGTAACACTACACAACAGGTAACACCCCACCAAAGAACGCCAAAATGCTAGTGACGATTGCTCCTTGTTGTTAACTATGTTAAACACGATTTAACAgtatttcattaaaattaaCCTCAAGTTCCAAACAAGAAAGACAATCTATCATCTGTTCTATGATTGAAAAATAAATCAAGATTATGTTATAGAATCACACACCATTAAATGTTCCTCCAGCAATTAATGATGGCAGTTTAGGATGAAATGCGATGCACATCAAACAGCTCTGAAAAAATTGATATATCATTGAAAAATATGTAACAAATTACATCCATGGATGATTTACAGTAAATTGCTCAAAGTTCATGCTCCACTGAaaagttcttcttcttttttcaaacaaaggaACATTACCCCAAAGGTAATCTTTGAGATGAACTGATTTATTATCTTTAAATAGTCGATAAAATTGGGTCAGGACTCAGTCGTTTCAACAGCTCtcatgattggttgaaaaaaacaaTAGACACAAATAGATGTGCGGCAGAAACAATGGGGTCTTGTTCTTAACACAATACAGCTGCATCCTAAATCAGCCCAAGGAAATTAGATACCATAAAGAGCTGTTTAAATTTGGCTCTGTCCCTAAGTGCGTACAGCTAAGTCAATGGTGGCATCTGCTTTATACCTAAGTACTTACAGCTACATCAATGGTGGCATCCGGTTTATTTTGATCAACTGTTCTTCGGTCAATGTTCCAGGTGCAAAGTGCAGACTGTTAAAATACACCAATTCAAGAAATAAATTTCCACAttcattattataaattattataaagGCATCATTTTTGAAGGAAGCATTAAAAGACATCACACAGCAGTCAAATGAAACAACCCAAATTGAAGAGTTCACAACTCTGGTGATGCTTCATTTCAGTGGACAGCATGGCTGGGTGGTTCTTGAACTAGACTCAAGATCTGGGGGTCTGAATTTCAAGCTCATCAGATCTGGTATAACTGTTGTGCAGTTACTTCCCCTCATAATTTGGCTACAGCCCTGTGGGGTGCCCCATTGAGTCCACGGGGTGTCCCCATGGGTCTAATCATCTCATGTCATCAACCTTcaagtgtcatttttgagaaTGAAAGGTATAACGACAGGTATGCTGGTGAAATCCTGGCCCTTGGAAGAAAACCAACAAGGTATTGTAAGCCGTAGTGAGAAAAGATAAATGGTAATCATGACTAGGAAAGTTATCTTAAAACTCATGAAAATATTATAGCTTTGTCATAGACATTATTAGTGTACCTTATGTGTACACCAGTTCTCATGGTCAAACCTCCCATATCTTTTATTCGTTAAGTAAAATATGCATTAAACATAATGAAAGTTATGACTATGTATGCTAATAACAATGATAACATAATTAGTAGTTGTCTCATATGTAATCAATTAAACCTGTTAGTTCATTTCAGTTCAGTTTCTTCACACTTCTTGATTTTGTTCAGATTTGAACAGTGACTACCGAGTATTTAGGAATAAAATCTTTTGCAATGAAATACTAATACAAAGGCTACAGGGGGAATTTTGCGGCCATTAGAAGAGACATAGATTGACAACTTCAAAGGaagaaattttaatgttaataCAATAATATCAATAACATCAGTGGTCTTGACAAAATGATTTACCCTCTTTaaaagttgaaatttttttggaaTGTCATGGCTGGGTGAAAGAGAGATATCATGTGTTTAGAGCAAATGGAAAAAGTTTACTGAAAGGATATGAAGCTGCTACAACAGATCCTGTAGAATTCCATGACAGCCCAGTTACTTGCAGCTGAAAATAATGTGGATCATCCATGTTATGCAATTTTTAAACTGGCTTTCAAGTGCTAGTGATGGAATCAGACTCTTAGTCATAATAGTAACAGAGCTcatattaataaattattattaaaagctCAATGAAATCACATCGTAGGAGTCCCAGGAATTAGCGCAATTTCATGTATTTTCTTCCAAATTTGCCTCTGCTGCTTGAAAACTAGATTGTTGGTATTGCAAGGGGAGGCCAAAgattgtttattattacaatACATAATTTTTTCACATGCATAAATTTGTACCATGGTTTTCTTTTGGCCTTCTTCTTGGGATTCGGAGGccttgatgtacatgtagttgtaaGTGGGAGAATCGAACTTGGAATAACCAAATCATTCGAGGGTAACATTATGGAAACTCAATCTTTTCAAGGAAGTAATATTAGCCATTCCCAAGATGTCTAAAAATGCTTTGCCTCTCACCTCTTCCTCAACCAGATCTGCATTTATCAAGGTGTGAAGGCATGAAACTGAGCTGGAGGACTCATTTAAGTCAACTTCAAAGCCTGTATGTAATAAtggagaacgcatgttttatgagtcaaatgagtcaatgagtcatgagtcatgagtcaatggactcacagtcaatatagcaataatttgttgattaagcctaagccctcgtttcagttatcaggcctaagcattctctgaaattttagctttcattttgggTGCTTGCTTGTGTGCCTTTAGCACCAAAACCGTCTCCACTTTCCTTATGACCTGCTCCCCAGAAACATTTTGAGAAGGTTGGAAGCGTCATAGGGACTTTAAGGACTTGAAGACAGGTTGAGTCAGTAAGATACACCATCGAAAGTACAGGAAAGAAAACTTGACAATGGACACTGCCAGTTAGAGTTAGTCCTATTtctattaatattttttgttggTATGCAGTGAATTTTTGAGCTCTTTGTTTCTTACCATCAAATGcatgacttgttgtgttaagtTGAAGCTGCCGGCTAATATCAGGAAACACTCTTGAGATAAAATTTACAAGActctgcaaaaaacaaaaagattgTGTTTAACTTAACTGGAGAACCAATTTTGCAAAAGGGCAAATTCGATCAAGAAGTATGCACTGGTGCAAGTTTTCAAACCGGGTTCTCATCTTCAACAACAAAGACAAGTTTCCTTTTctcgtcttcttcttctgtttgaaccttaaaaagaaaaacgttgcatgttaataaaaataacagtaaCATTAGTTAATAAATAAACTAATTTATGGCTCATCATTTAAGTGGGGTTTCTCAGGGGTCAATAAAACAAGTACCTAGTCATATTCATTATAACAGAGTAAAAACTCAATATACTACTCTGAGAAAGACAGACAAGCTCTGTGGAGCTGATGGACCATGGACAATCCCAAAACAATTTCTGGAAGTAATCAAAATGTACTGTTTACGAAATTCACCAGGCTagcaaagtaaataaattaattgaatCATGATTCTACCAAgtaaacatacatgtagccCAAAAGAATATgatttagtgttgatagttttgACGACTGCCAGCCAAATTCTTCATCAAAACTAACACAGTGAATGTAAATCAACGTTAACTATGACATCTTGGTCCAGGTGGAAGAGATCATGGTCAATGCAATGGCGATGATTTCAATAACCACTTGAAGCTTATTACAAGTACCGGTAGCTAATAATTGTCTTTGAAGGTAAAGTCAGCAGTGCAACTCAACAAGGCCCAATTTTGACCATCAACCTAACCCATCACCTCTTGATTTATTTTGTGATAAGACTGTACATCAGCTTCATATGTTATAATCTCACTGGTTTGGGCCACAGCATCTTTGACAGATCTGTTGCAAAGGAAGACCAAATTACCagaattattgtaaataataattagatACATAAATAAGATA containing:
- the LOC138006536 gene encoding cytoplasmic dynein 2 intermediate chain 2-like, which translates into the protein MFSDESQEAVEFLSSWKTERSVKDAVAQTSEIITYEADVQSYHKINQEVQTEEEDEKRKLVFVVEDENPSLVNFISRVFPDISRQLQLNTTSHAFDGFEVDLNESSSSVSCLHTLINADLVEEELQVTGLSWNSTGSVVAASYGRFDHENWCTHKSALCTWNIDRRTVDQNKPDATIDVASCLMCIAFHPKLPSLIAGGTFNGEVQVWDMRREDEALTATSGMGSDSHREPVTKVLWTLDPSSKANKYQVLSISGDGKVLIWQMSTGSHDLKLVSGYILQTESVPRSIRLSKARGDAEIGVTSLSFSHEDRSLFILGSEAGGVFKCSMTSRGPPLTNTHSSVPLRSPVTFAFSPHFGPVFSVDCSPYHRNIFLTCGTDASVRLYSMLQSKPLFSVEPGAGYLFRVRWSPSRPLVFSAVTADGRLLIYDLKVNRINPSVTLEVTSDQSPVYSLEYNLQRKQIVATGDSQGRIKIWRLSDDLINQSAREEEFLAAIASDAQTE